One region of Acidobacteriota bacterium genomic DNA includes:
- a CDS encoding glycine--tRNA ligase subunit beta: MGARRDGGRRSGGGPPRAGGGGRRMSIEYRELLFEIGCEEMPASWIPGIEAQLADRLAARLDEVRIDRRTPVRAFVAPRRLVATVAELADQQADLEETVTGPPVRAAFDAEGEPTPAALGFARKQGVDVAALERVQTPKGEYLACRRTQAGDATASVLGGVLAATLRDLAFPKAMRWDAMIDDGRGEFLFGRPVRWLVFLYASRVVPFEIGRTPGAEAPGVAAVRAGAVTYGHRFFAREGAPGAPIEVASFADYRARLADGCVLIDREERRARVTSGLEAGAAAVGGRVATLDEQSALHAEVPDLVEHPAVVTGTFPREFLALPDEVLATTMVHHQHYFPVVDGEGRLFAHFLAVTNTPGDDAARNRRIARNAERVLVARLRDARFFWDADRAQRLEDRLERLDTLLFHKALGSYRAKSERVAKLAERIAGNVLGRPDMAGAARRAATLCKADLATDMVGEFPELQGVMGGVYAREQGEPETVWKAVYHHYLPIGTGAGDPPSRDDLGEAAVTWAAVALADKLDTVVGLFGAGEKPTGSRDPLGIRRQAQGMLRILIDLPELTGLDARVSVGEVLKLAREMHTRDDWSRVYWALDQDWEGRDFRTIGGIGKEISLDRKRVEQLIEEHPSEVRKATATKQRLYTLRLKPVSFLRERLRYLLEERGFDRRNVRAVTHLPLDQIRPLDARRKLEVLPEFTDTADFRTLATLFKRVRNIARELERDEAEAESTETIESMLKEPAERALVAELTARRAVIEAAVATGAGFRGAFAEAARIGPAVDRFFTDVFVMADDPTLRRARLRLMYEVEQVILQLADVSEIVQET; this comes from the coding sequence ATGGGAGCGCGGCGAGATGGCGGCCGGCGCTCCGGAGGCGGACCGCCCCGCGCTGGCGGAGGCGGCCGACGGATGAGCATCGAGTACCGCGAGCTCCTCTTCGAAATCGGCTGCGAGGAGATGCCCGCGAGCTGGATTCCCGGCATCGAGGCGCAGCTTGCGGACCGGTTGGCGGCGCGGCTGGACGAAGTTCGCATCGACCGCCGGACGCCGGTTCGCGCGTTCGTCGCTCCCCGCCGGCTCGTGGCCACGGTGGCGGAGCTGGCCGACCAGCAGGCCGATCTGGAAGAAACGGTGACGGGCCCGCCCGTTCGCGCCGCCTTCGACGCCGAGGGCGAGCCGACGCCGGCGGCCCTGGGCTTTGCCCGCAAGCAGGGGGTCGACGTGGCTGCGCTGGAGCGGGTGCAGACCCCGAAGGGCGAGTACCTCGCCTGCCGGCGCACGCAGGCGGGTGACGCGACGGCTTCCGTGCTCGGCGGCGTCCTGGCCGCCACCCTGCGGGACCTGGCGTTTCCGAAGGCGATGCGCTGGGACGCCATGATCGACGATGGCCGCGGCGAGTTCCTTTTCGGCAGACCGGTGCGCTGGCTCGTCTTCCTGTACGCGTCCCGCGTCGTGCCGTTCGAGATTGGCCGGACCCCTGGCGCGGAGGCGCCGGGCGTGGCGGCGGTCCGGGCCGGCGCCGTCACCTATGGACACCGGTTCTTTGCCCGGGAGGGGGCGCCGGGAGCACCGATCGAGGTGGCGTCGTTCGCCGACTACCGGGCGCGTCTGGCCGACGGCTGCGTGCTGATCGACCGGGAGGAGCGGCGTGCGCGCGTCACTTCCGGGCTCGAGGCGGGCGCCGCCGCGGTCGGCGGACGGGTGGCGACGCTCGACGAACAGTCGGCCCTTCACGCCGAGGTGCCCGATCTCGTCGAGCATCCCGCCGTGGTGACCGGGACGTTTCCCCGAGAGTTCCTCGCGCTGCCGGACGAGGTGCTGGCGACCACCATGGTGCACCACCAGCACTACTTCCCGGTCGTCGACGGGGAAGGGCGGCTGTTCGCCCACTTCCTCGCCGTGACTAATACGCCGGGCGACGATGCGGCTCGTAACCGGCGGATTGCCCGCAACGCCGAGCGCGTGCTCGTGGCGCGGCTGCGCGACGCGCGGTTCTTCTGGGACGCGGATCGGGCGCAGCGCCTCGAGGATCGGCTGGAGCGGCTCGACACCCTGCTGTTTCACAAGGCGCTCGGCAGCTATCGGGCCAAGTCGGAGCGGGTGGCGAAGCTGGCAGAGCGGATCGCAGGGAACGTGCTCGGCCGGCCGGACATGGCGGGCGCGGCGCGGCGGGCCGCCACGCTCTGCAAGGCTGACCTGGCCACCGACATGGTGGGCGAGTTCCCGGAACTGCAGGGCGTCATGGGAGGCGTCTACGCGCGCGAACAGGGCGAACCGGAGACGGTCTGGAAGGCCGTCTACCATCACTACCTGCCGATCGGCACCGGCGCCGGCGACCCGCCGTCACGCGACGATCTGGGCGAGGCGGCGGTGACGTGGGCGGCGGTTGCACTCGCCGACAAGCTGGATACCGTCGTCGGCCTGTTCGGCGCCGGCGAGAAGCCGACCGGGTCGCGCGACCCCCTCGGGATCCGGCGTCAGGCGCAGGGAATGCTGCGGATTCTGATCGATCTTCCCGAGCTGACGGGCCTCGACGCCCGCGTTTCGGTTGGAGAGGTCCTCAAACTCGCCCGAGAAATGCACACACGGGACGACTGGTCCAGGGTGTATTGGGCTCTCGACCAGGATTGGGAAGGAAGGGATTTCAGGACCATAGGGGGCATCGGCAAGGAAATCAGCCTGGATCGGAAGCGCGTGGAGCAATTGATCGAGGAGCATCCATCCGAAGTACGCAAGGCCACGGCAACGAAACAACGTCTGTACACGCTGCGACTCAAGCCGGTGAGCTTTCTTCGCGAACGACTCCGCTACCTTCTCGAGGAGCGGGGATTCGACCGGCGGAACGTGCGCGCCGTGACTCACCTGCCGCTAGACCAGATTCGGCCGCTAGACGCCCGCCGCAAACTGGAAGTGTTACCTGAATTCACCGACACGGCCGACTTCCGGACGCTGGCGACTCTCTTCAAGCGCGTCAGGAACATTGCCCGGGAACTAGAGAGGGACGAAGCGGAAGCGGAATCCACCGAGACGATCGAGAGCATGCTCAAGGAGCCGGCCGAACGGGCGTTGGTCGCGGAACTGACCGCTCGGCGCGCCGTGATCGAGGCTGCGGTGGCGACCGGCGCCGGCTTCCGCGGGGCGTTCGCCGAGGCTGCGCGGATCGGTCCTGCCGTCGATCGTTTCTTCACCGACGTGTTCGTCATGGCCGATGACCCGACGCTGCGGCGCGCGCGGCTGCGCCTCATGTACGAGGTCGAGCAGGTCATCCTCCAGCTCGCCGACGTGTCGGAGATTGTGCAGGAGACCTAG
- a CDS encoding type II toxin-antitoxin system VapC family toxin, with protein MALVIDASVACKWFFEEPLSSEARSLATSDTIFTAPDMILAECANVAWRRVRSRAVPQAQAQAFLKTLPHWFDSLAPSERLHEAAFAMAVALNHPVYDCLYLALAERERTRMVTADRVFLKRVARSPWKRWVENLGGA; from the coding sequence GTGGCGCTCGTGATCGACGCAAGCGTCGCCTGCAAGTGGTTCTTCGAGGAACCGCTCTCGTCCGAAGCGCGCAGCCTGGCAACTTCAGACACCATCTTCACTGCCCCCGACATGATTCTCGCCGAGTGCGCGAACGTGGCGTGGCGACGGGTTCGAAGTCGGGCGGTGCCGCAAGCCCAGGCGCAGGCGTTCCTGAAAACGCTGCCGCACTGGTTCGATTCGCTGGCGCCATCGGAACGGTTGCATGAAGCGGCCTTCGCGATGGCAGTCGCGCTGAACCACCCCGTCTACGACTGTCTGTACCTGGCCCTCGCCGAGCGTGAACGGACGCGAATGGTCACTGCCGACCGCGTCTTCCTCAAGCGCGTCGCCCGCTCGCCCTGGAAGCGGTGGGTCGAGAACCTCGGCGGCGCCTGA
- a CDS encoding PadR family transcriptional regulator: MNISKDLVAASAAPLVLSILADGDSYGYAIIKRVGELSGGQLRWTDGMLYPVLHRLERLDYVEARWATADSGRRRRYYRITEAGRAHLATQRRQWQVVDSTLRGVWMEFRAAPDAGLTPPGWGLEPTW; this comes from the coding sequence ATGAACATCAGCAAGGACCTGGTAGCCGCGTCGGCGGCGCCGCTTGTGCTGTCCATACTGGCCGACGGGGACAGCTACGGCTACGCGATCATCAAGCGGGTCGGCGAACTCTCCGGCGGACAGCTCCGATGGACTGACGGGATGCTGTATCCCGTCCTGCACCGCCTGGAGCGGCTCGACTACGTCGAGGCGCGCTGGGCGACCGCCGATAGCGGCCGACGCCGCCGCTACTATCGCATCACCGAGGCCGGGCGGGCGCACCTGGCGACCCAGCGACGGCAGTGGCAGGTGGTGGACTCGACGCTGCGCGGGGTTTGGATGGAGTTCCGTGCAGCGCCCGACGCCGGACTGACGCCGCCCGGGTGGGGACTGGAGCCGACATGGTGA
- a CDS encoding CopG family transcriptional regulator, with protein MNAISLKLPEQLLVAAGECAAALQLSRAEYIRRALEVMNRDTRARLRADRLRAVSHRVRRDSMRINAEFDAIERDVDA; from the coding sequence ATGAATGCAATCTCTCTCAAGCTTCCGGAACAACTGCTGGTGGCAGCGGGTGAGTGCGCCGCAGCTCTGCAACTGTCGCGCGCCGAGTACATCCGGCGGGCGCTCGAGGTGATGAACCGTGACACTCGCGCGCGCCTGCGGGCGGACCGGTTGCGGGCGGTTTCCCATCGTGTCCGGCGGGACAGCATGCGCATCAATGCCGAGTTCGATGCCATCGAAAGGGATGTCGATGCCTGA
- a CDS encoding type II toxin-antitoxin system PemK/MazF family toxin, whose product MPDRGEIWIADLNPPRGTEPGKTRPVLVVQAQALLDAEHPSTLVAPLTTRLLDDAEPLRIRIPAAGELRREADALIDQLRAIDNRRLVRGPLARAGPHVMGRLGEALLEVLGLAE is encoded by the coding sequence ATGCCTGATCGCGGCGAGATCTGGATCGCAGATCTGAATCCGCCGCGCGGCACGGAACCTGGCAAGACCCGGCCGGTCCTCGTTGTGCAGGCGCAGGCACTACTCGACGCCGAGCATCCTTCAACTCTTGTCGCTCCGCTGACTACACGGCTGCTGGACGATGCCGAACCGCTCCGGATCAGGATCCCGGCTGCAGGAGAGCTGCGACGGGAAGCGGACGCGCTGATCGATCAACTCCGGGCCATCGACAACCGGCGGCTGGTCCGGGGACCTCTTGCACGCGCGGGTCCGCACGTGATGGGAAGGCTGGGCGAAGCGCTGCTGGAGGTTCTGGGCCTCGCCGAGTAG
- a CDS encoding ABC transporter permease, protein MRRILRVAIRDFLATVATKGFIIGLFITPAIGVAVALLAPSLFSDGGYQIEGEYAVIDPTGAVYAEMADALDPDSVARRRMEEFRRTLDQAPQVVQDMAEAAAQGAMEEALGPAPEVRLSPLPADTDVEAAKDWLNETTDGPRHTALIVIHADAVEAAAPGDELGTYDLYVPPGLDDRDLSFIHRNVRDAIADARAASRALDRAALDTLFDVPRQTATTVGPENERETVRGFNSLLPMAFMILLFMGIMAGGQTMLTSTIEEKSTRVVEVLLSAVSPMELMAGKLLGAVAISLVMIGVYVGLGLVALWSFSMFGLLDPWLILYLLIFFLIGFFVLGSLMLAVGAAVNDMTEAQSLQMPLMMVMMVPWFLWPAISRDPGSTLAVVTSHLPPLNTFTMLFRMASTQPPPWWEVWISIGTGLASVVAAVWVAAKVFRIGLLMYGKPPDVRTLIRWVRAA, encoded by the coding sequence ATGAGGCGCATCCTGCGCGTCGCGATCCGGGACTTCCTGGCGACCGTGGCCACCAAGGGCTTCATTATCGGGCTGTTCATTACGCCCGCCATCGGCGTGGCGGTGGCGTTGCTGGCGCCCAGCCTCTTCAGCGACGGGGGCTACCAGATAGAAGGCGAATACGCCGTCATCGACCCGACCGGCGCCGTCTACGCGGAAATGGCCGACGCGCTGGATCCGGACTCCGTCGCCCGGCGCAGGATGGAGGAATTCCGGCGGACTCTCGACCAGGCCCCGCAGGTAGTGCAGGACATGGCCGAGGCGGCCGCACAGGGAGCAATGGAAGAAGCGCTCGGCCCCGCGCCGGAAGTCCGCCTGTCGCCGCTTCCCGCGGACACGGACGTTGAAGCGGCTAAAGACTGGCTCAACGAGACCACGGACGGGCCGCGCCACACGGCGCTCATCGTGATTCACGCCGACGCGGTGGAAGCGGCGGCGCCCGGGGACGAACTCGGCACGTACGACCTCTACGTGCCGCCCGGTCTCGACGACCGCGACCTGTCGTTCATCCACCGCAACGTCCGGGACGCCATCGCGGACGCGCGCGCCGCGTCCCGCGCGCTGGACCGGGCCGCGCTCGACACCCTGTTCGACGTACCGCGGCAAACGGCGACGACCGTCGGCCCCGAGAACGAGCGAGAAACCGTCCGCGGATTCAACTCGCTGCTCCCGATGGCCTTCATGATCCTGCTGTTCATGGGGATCATGGCCGGCGGTCAGACCATGTTGACGTCGACCATCGAGGAGAAGTCGACCCGGGTGGTGGAGGTGCTTCTGTCGGCCGTATCACCCATGGAGCTGATGGCCGGCAAGTTGCTCGGCGCGGTCGCGATCAGCCTGGTCATGATCGGCGTCTACGTCGGATTGGGCCTCGTCGCGCTCTGGTCCTTCTCGATGTTCGGCCTGCTCGATCCGTGGCTGATTCTCTACCTGCTGATCTTCTTCCTGATCGGCTTCTTCGTCCTCGGGTCCCTGATGCTGGCGGTGGGCGCGGCGGTCAACGACATGACGGAAGCGCAGTCGCTGCAGATGCCGCTGATGATGGTCATGATGGTCCCCTGGTTCCTCTGGCCGGCCATCTCCCGCGATCCCGGTTCGACGCTCGCCGTCGTGACCAGCCATCTGCCGCCCCTCAACACCTTCACCATGCTCTTCCGCATGGCGTCGACCCAGCCGCCGCCGTGGTGGGAGGTGTGGATCTCCATCGGCACCGGGCTCGCCTCGGTGGTCGCGGCGGTCTGGGTCGCCGCCAAGGTGTTTCGGATCGGCCTGCTGATGTACGGCAAGCCGCCCGACGTCAGGACGCTGATCCGCTGGGTCAGGGCCGCCTGA
- a CDS encoding ATP-binding cassette domain-containing protein, whose translation MSRAGSTDRRVGDIRLLGRRPIARRARGRVRGVTRNPRKRTGVLTLRSMKPAIRLTGVRKTFGHMTAVSDLDLEVPRGGLYGFIGPNGAGKTTTIRMIMSILFPDAGDLSILGHASALEAKDRIGYLPEERGLYKRMKVGPFLRYLARLKGADGPDLDGRVAGALERVGLKGVESKRCDELSKGMSQKVQFVGATIHKPDLLILDEPFSGLDPVSMRLLRDLILEEHARGATVLFSTHVMPQAEEICEHVIMVHEGRKVLDADLSEVRSRYDPRTIRFEPLHSEADTTGLASIPGVERVMTEGGELEILLRAGTDPAAAMRRFMETTPAARIELSRPRLEDVFIELVAGGGAATEAERLRAALRETAADEVSP comes from the coding sequence ATGTCTCGAGCTGGCTCGACGGATCGGCGAGTCGGTGATATTCGCCTGCTGGGACGAAGACCTATCGCACGCCGCGCGCGCGGAAGGGTGCGAGGTGTCACACGTAACCCCCGGAAGCGAACCGGCGTCCTGACCTTGAGGAGCATGAAACCCGCCATCCGGCTGACCGGCGTCCGGAAGACGTTCGGCCATATGACCGCGGTTTCCGATCTCGATCTGGAGGTGCCGCGAGGCGGCCTCTACGGCTTCATCGGACCGAACGGGGCCGGCAAGACGACCACCATCCGGATGATCATGTCGATCCTGTTCCCGGACGCCGGCGACCTCTCCATCCTGGGTCACGCCTCCGCACTGGAGGCGAAGGACCGCATCGGCTACCTGCCGGAGGAGCGCGGCCTGTATAAACGAATGAAGGTGGGACCGTTCCTGCGCTACCTCGCGCGCCTCAAGGGCGCCGACGGTCCCGACCTCGACGGGCGGGTCGCCGGGGCATTGGAACGGGTCGGCCTGAAAGGCGTCGAGTCGAAACGCTGCGACGAGCTGTCCAAGGGCATGTCCCAGAAGGTGCAGTTCGTCGGCGCGACGATCCACAAGCCGGACCTGCTGATCCTGGACGAGCCCTTCAGCGGACTCGATCCTGTCAGCATGCGGTTGCTGCGCGACCTGATTCTCGAGGAGCACGCCCGGGGCGCCACCGTGCTCTTTTCGACGCACGTCATGCCGCAGGCCGAGGAAATCTGCGAGCACGTCATCATGGTGCACGAGGGCCGCAAGGTACTGGACGCCGACCTGAGCGAGGTCCGGAGCCGCTACGATCCGCGCACGATCCGGTTCGAGCCGCTCCATTCCGAAGCCGACACGACCGGGCTTGCCTCCATTCCCGGCGTGGAACGGGTGATGACCGAGGGCGGTGAACTGGAAATCCTGCTGCGCGCCGGCACCGATCCGGCCGCCGCGATGCGCCGCTTCATGGAAACGACCCCGGCCGCCCGCATCGAGCTGTCCCGTCCGCGGCTCGAAGACGTGTTCATCGAGTTGGTGGCGGGCGGCGGCGCCGCGACCGAAGCGGAACGGCTGCGCGCGGCGCTTCGCGAGACCGCGGCGGACGAGGTGTCCCCATGA
- a CDS encoding type II toxin-antitoxin system VapC family toxin → MTVYLDTSALVKRYVREPGTVRMLALWEGADHLATSRLTYAETVCAFRRKARTEPRTRASLDKALADFERDWSTLAIVELTPVLEPSIRRLAERYALRGADCVHLASCLELARRIGESVIFACWDEDLSHAARAEGCEVSHVTPGSEPAS, encoded by the coding sequence ATGACCGTCTATCTGGACACGAGCGCGCTGGTAAAGCGCTACGTACGCGAGCCGGGCACGGTGCGGATGCTGGCACTCTGGGAGGGAGCGGATCACCTCGCGACGTCGCGACTCACTTACGCGGAGACCGTATGCGCCTTCCGGCGCAAGGCGCGCACCGAACCACGCACACGGGCAAGCCTGGACAAGGCCCTGGCCGACTTCGAGCGCGACTGGTCGACGTTGGCGATCGTGGAGCTGACGCCCGTGCTCGAACCCTCGATCCGACGCCTCGCGGAGCGGTACGCCCTGCGGGGCGCGGATTGCGTGCATCTCGCGTCATGTCTCGAGCTGGCTCGACGGATCGGCGAGTCGGTGATATTCGCCTGCTGGGACGAAGACCTATCGCACGCCGCGCGCGCGGAAGGGTGCGAGGTGTCACACGTAACCCCCGGAAGCGAACCGGCGTCCTGA
- a CDS encoding type II toxin-antitoxin system prevent-host-death family antitoxin gives MITAGIREVKSRLSSLLAAVRSGEEVLITDRGRPVARIVRESARARPIEERFKELADTGFLTLRDKPHRRAGLTTYRLAGKPLSLIVSEDRR, from the coding sequence ATGATTACCGCGGGAATCCGTGAGGTGAAGTCTCGCCTCAGCAGTCTTCTCGCCGCCGTTCGCTCCGGTGAAGAGGTGTTGATTACCGACCGGGGCCGGCCGGTGGCGCGTATCGTCAGAGAGTCGGCGCGCGCCCGACCGATCGAAGAACGCTTCAAGGAACTGGCGGATACGGGCTTTCTGACGCTACGCGACAAGCCGCATCGGCGCGCCGGCCTGACAACCTACCGGCTCGCCGGCAAACCGCTTTCGCTGATCGTCTCCGAAGACCGGCGATGA
- a CDS encoding pyruvate, phosphate dikinase, whose protein sequence is MPRKQSAPKRKPTTRTRQQAAPKKKYVHFFGGGSAEGDRTMRDLLGGKGANLAEMTNAGLPVPPGFTISTDACTAYYEQRRRVPAAIDTEMDRHLARLEELAGAQLGSAEQPLLVSVRSGSKFSMPGMMDTILNLGLNDRAVEGLKARTSNGRFAFDSYRRFIQMFGNVVLEIPKEAFEEEFDGVKANRGVELDTELDEIALREVVDRFKAVVIRESGEPFPLDPRRQLRMARDAVFRSWQNPRAKEYRRIYDIPDAIGTAVNVQAMVFGNTGERSGTGVGFTRNPSTGANEFYGEFLINAQGEDVVAGIRTPQPIHELEHVMPRAYDELRTITKRLEQHYRDVQDFEFTIENEKLYMLQTRNGKRTGHAAVVIATDLVDEGVIEPADAVRMVDPDALTQLLAPVFEPAAWRALPTVTRGLPASPGAACGEVVFTADEAVRWAGQGRDVLLVRKETVPDDIHGMHVARGVLTATGGMTSHAAVVGRQMGKPSVVGAGELHVSETQRIVTVNGERFEQGDYVSFDGLTGEVKIGRVPTKPSEILQVLSGELSQRKSDIYRRFSKLLKWADKIRRLGIRANADQPDQAATAYAFGARGIGLCRTEHMFFGEERIPIVQRMILAETEAERRMALDELLPMQREDFYGVFQAMRGQPVTIRLIDPPLHEFLPKREELMVEIARDEAHGRTDGLEAKRALLRRVEQLHEFNPMMGHRGVRLAISYPEIAEMQARAIMEAACRLAKEGAKVIPEIMIPLVGHVGEFQDQKAVIDRVAAETITTAGVKVKYLVGTMIEIPRSVLVADAIAADADFFSFGTNDLTQMAFGFSRDDIAKFLKDYQERGILTRDPFETIDTEGVGALIRIGADRGRAAKPKLKLGVCGEHGGDPASIYFFDDVGLDYVSASPFRVPTARLAAAQATLAAKD, encoded by the coding sequence ATGCCCAGGAAGCAGTCGGCGCCGAAGCGCAAGCCCACCACACGCACTCGCCAACAGGCCGCTCCGAAGAAGAAGTACGTCCATTTCTTCGGCGGCGGATCCGCCGAGGGGGATCGGACCATGCGCGACCTGCTGGGCGGCAAGGGCGCGAACCTGGCCGAGATGACCAACGCCGGGCTGCCGGTGCCGCCCGGATTCACGATTTCGACCGATGCGTGCACCGCTTACTACGAGCAGCGGCGTCGCGTGCCGGCCGCCATCGACACCGAGATGGATCGGCATCTCGCCCGGCTGGAAGAACTGGCGGGAGCGCAGTTGGGGTCGGCGGAGCAGCCGTTGCTGGTGTCGGTCCGGTCGGGGTCCAAGTTCTCGATGCCGGGGATGATGGACACCATCCTGAACCTGGGTCTCAACGATCGGGCCGTAGAAGGCCTCAAGGCGCGCACGTCCAACGGCCGGTTCGCGTTCGACAGCTACCGGCGCTTCATTCAGATGTTCGGCAACGTCGTCCTGGAGATACCGAAGGAGGCGTTCGAGGAGGAGTTCGATGGCGTGAAGGCGAACCGCGGCGTCGAGCTGGACACCGAGCTGGACGAAATCGCCCTGCGCGAAGTGGTCGACCGCTTCAAGGCGGTGGTGATCCGCGAGAGCGGCGAGCCGTTTCCGCTCGACCCGCGACGGCAGCTCCGGATGGCGCGCGACGCGGTCTTCCGTTCGTGGCAGAACCCGCGCGCGAAGGAGTACCGCCGCATCTACGACATCCCGGACGCTATTGGCACGGCCGTGAACGTGCAGGCGATGGTGTTCGGCAATACCGGCGAGCGCTCCGGCACCGGCGTCGGATTCACTCGCAACCCGTCGACGGGGGCCAATGAGTTCTACGGCGAATTCCTGATCAACGCCCAGGGTGAGGACGTCGTGGCAGGCATTCGCACGCCGCAGCCGATCCACGAGCTGGAGCACGTGATGCCGCGCGCCTACGACGAGTTGCGGACGATCACGAAACGCCTGGAGCAGCACTACCGGGACGTGCAGGACTTCGAGTTCACGATCGAGAACGAGAAGCTGTACATGCTGCAGACCCGGAACGGGAAGCGCACGGGACACGCCGCCGTGGTGATTGCCACCGATCTGGTGGACGAGGGAGTGATCGAGCCGGCTGACGCGGTCCGCATGGTGGATCCGGACGCGCTGACCCAATTGCTGGCGCCGGTCTTCGAACCGGCCGCTTGGCGGGCGTTGCCGACGGTGACCCGCGGTCTGCCCGCCTCGCCCGGTGCGGCATGCGGCGAGGTGGTCTTCACCGCCGACGAAGCGGTGCGCTGGGCCGGCCAGGGCCGCGACGTCCTGCTGGTGCGCAAGGAGACGGTGCCGGACGACATCCATGGCATGCACGTGGCGCGGGGCGTCCTGACGGCAACCGGCGGCATGACGTCGCACGCGGCGGTGGTCGGCCGTCAGATGGGCAAGCCGTCGGTGGTAGGGGCGGGTGAACTGCACGTTTCCGAGACGCAGCGGATCGTGACCGTCAATGGAGAGCGTTTCGAGCAGGGCGACTACGTGTCGTTTGATGGACTGACCGGCGAGGTGAAAATTGGCCGCGTCCCGACGAAGCCCAGCGAGATTCTGCAGGTGCTCTCCGGCGAGTTGAGCCAGCGCAAATCCGACATCTACCGGCGATTCTCGAAGCTGTTGAAGTGGGCCGACAAGATTCGCCGCCTCGGCATCCGCGCCAACGCGGACCAGCCGGACCAGGCGGCGACGGCCTATGCGTTCGGCGCGCGCGGCATCGGTCTCTGCCGGACCGAGCACATGTTCTTCGGCGAGGAACGCATCCCGATTGTGCAGCGGATGATCCTGGCGGAGACGGAGGCGGAGCGGCGGATGGCGCTGGACGAGCTGCTGCCGATGCAGCGCGAGGACTTCTACGGCGTCTTCCAGGCGATGCGCGGCCAACCCGTCACCATCCGGCTGATAGACCCGCCGCTACACGAGTTCCTCCCCAAGCGCGAGGAGTTGATGGTCGAGATCGCGCGGGACGAAGCTCACGGACGCACGGACGGGCTTGAGGCCAAGCGGGCTCTTCTGCGGCGGGTCGAACAGCTCCACGAGTTCAACCCGATGATGGGTCACCGGGGGGTCCGGCTCGCCATCAGCTACCCGGAGATAGCCGAGATGCAGGCGCGGGCCATCATGGAGGCGGCCTGCCGCCTGGCGAAGGAGGGCGCGAAGGTCATTCCGGAGATCATGATCCCGCTGGTTGGCCATGTCGGCGAGTTCCAGGATCAGAAGGCCGTAATCGACCGGGTCGCGGCGGAGACGATCACCACCGCCGGCGTGAAGGTGAAGTACCTGGTCGGGACGATGATAGAAATCCCGCGCAGCGTGCTGGTGGCCGACGCGATCGCGGCCGACGCGGACTTCTTCTCGTTCGGCACCAACGATCTGACCCAGATGGCCTTCGGGTTCTCGCGGGACGATATCGCCAAGTTCCTGAAGGACTACCAGGAGCGTGGGATCCTGACCCGCGACCCGTTCGAGACCATAGACACCGAAGGCGTCGGCGCGCTGATCCGTATCGGGGCCGACCGGGGGCGCGCCGCGAAGCCGAAGCTCAAGCTCGGAGTCTGCGGCGAGCATGGAGGCGACCCCGCCTCGATCTACTTCTTCGACGACGTGGGGCTCGACTACGTCAGCGCGTCCCCCTTCCGTGTGCCGACGGCCCGGCTGGCGGCGGCGCAGGCCACGCTTGCCGCAAAGGACTGA